From Rhodamnia argentea isolate NSW1041297 chromosome 10, ASM2092103v1, whole genome shotgun sequence, a single genomic window includes:
- the LOC115749224 gene encoding LOW QUALITY PROTEIN: WEB family protein At2g38370-like (The sequence of the model RefSeq protein was modified relative to this genomic sequence to represent the inferred CDS: inserted 2 bases in 1 codon), which produces MAETLALRPEPAPEAGSGVKPGNAGDNGGGVRAEIDTSAPFESVKEAVSRFGGSGFWKPSHLLKSPETQNGEEVDLVKLEEQASQLEKDLIVKERETLDVLKELESTKIIVEELKAKLQKETSEMNVALETSVNNENVDPMEHEAEKENHYEGGSLNGLGGPVSCPSSSPGLILMELKQAKLNLTRTTNDLSDIRGSVDSLNRKLEKERVSLEKTRERLTQNSSKISSLEEELNQARLKMQMAKEAGTNSPDCPSALTREFHRLSSEAEQFKIMAEAAKLEVQRAISEIEQTKTKIRTAEMRLVAARKMKEAARATEAVALAEIKALSKSESSTGEVTLTSEEYSLLTSQAREAEEKSKKRVLSMMLQVDVANISKTEILKRVEEATEEVKISKKALEEALCRVDAANHGKLAVEEALRKWRSDHGRRRRSLHNSTKFKNSGPSHLRRDSRLIEGGXELNVDDIEVSKPVLKPTLSIGQILSNKLLLAEEFESGKLSGKESVKRKVSLAQMLSKQNDVPISRKPREECGHKQFSSKRRKFGFARFSLLLAKQNRKKQKPLLN; this is translated from the exons aTGGCTGAAACCCTAGCCCTGCGTCCCGAGCCGGCCCCGGAGGCCGGTTCGGGCGTGAAGCCCGGCAATGCCGGTGATAATGGTGGAGGGGTGAGGGCGGAGATCGACACGTCGGCTCCGTTCGAGTCCGTCAAGGAGGCGGTGAGTCGGTTCGGCGGGAGCGGTTTCTGGAAGCCCTCTCATCTTCTCAAGTCCCCTGAAACtcag AACGGGGAAGAGGTTGACTTAGTGAAACTGGAAGAGCAGGCGTCACAGCTGGAGAAGGATCTGATTGTAAAGGAGCGGGAGACTTTGGATGTCTTGAAGGAGTTGGAATCAACAAAAATCATTGTTGAAGAACTTAAAGCAAAGCTTCAGAAGGAAACATCTGAAATGAATGTCGCGCTTGAGACCAGTGTGAATAATGAAAATGTTGATCCTATGGAACATGAAgctgaaaaggaaaatcactaTGAAGGCGGTTCGCTGAATGGATTGGGCGGCCCAGTTTCCTGTCCTTCTTCATCCCCGGGGTTAATCCTAATGGAACTGAAACAAGCTAAGTTGAACCTTACCAGGACCACTAATGATCTCAGCGATATCCGTGGTTCTGTAGATTCGCTTAATAGGAAACTAGAGAAGGAAAGGGTTTCCCTTGAGAAGACTCGGGAGAGGTTGACTCAGAATTCGTCGAAGATATCTTCACTCGAGGAAGAGCTAAACCAGGCGAGACTAAAAATGCAAATGGCAAAAGAAGCAGGAACTAACTCACCTGATTGCCCTTCTGCTCTTACAAGGGAGTTCCATCGCTTGAGCTCTGAGGCGGAACAGTTCAAGATAATGGCAGAAGCTGCGAAGCTTGAGGTTCAGAGAGCCATATCTGAGATTGAGCAGACTAAAACTAAAATTAGAACAGCCGAGATGAGGTTGGTTGCAGCTAGAAAAATGAAGGAAGCTGCTAGAGCAACAGAAGCTGTTGCTCTCGCTGAAATTAAGGCTTTATCAAAGAGTGAGAGCTCAACAGGTGAAGTGACTCTAACATCTGAGGAGTACTCTTTACTAACCTCCCAAGCTCGCGAAGCAGAAGAAAAATCTAAGAAGAGAGTACTGAGCATGATGCTCCAAGTCGATGTGGCAAACATTTCTAAAACGGAGATACTAAAGAGGGTAGAGGAGGCAACAGAGGAAGTAAAAATAAGCAAGAAGGCTTTAGAAGAAGCTCTTTGTAGAGTGGATGCTGCTAATCATGGAAAGCTCGCAGTTGAGGAGGCTCTTCGGAAATGGAGGTCTGACCATGGTCGCAGAAGACGTTCACTACATAACTCGACCAAGTTTAAAAATTCTGGCCCCTCTCACCTGAGGAGGGATTCCCGCCTTATTGAGGGTGG TGAACTGAATGTGGATGACATTGAGGTGTCAAAACCCGTTCTAAAGCCGACGCTCTCGATTGGACAGATACTGAGCAATAAGCTGCTTCTAGCTGAGGAGTTTGAGTCAGGGAAATTGTCTGGAAAGGAGAGCGTGAAACGGAAGGTTTCGCTGGCTCAAATGCTTAGTAAGCAAAACGATGTACCTATTTCTCGAAAGCCTAGAGAGGAATGTGGTCATAAGCAGTTCTCTTCCAAGAGGAGGAAATTTGGCTTCGCGCGGTTTTCACTTCTGTTGGCGAAGCAGAATAGGAAAAAGCAGAAACCATTGCTTAATTAG
- the LOC115749226 gene encoding prosaposin-like: MDGKIGLLFVLLWSTTCISDARQLTRSIVGGKGLRNDNVCTLCEEYTAQALNYLGDNKTQTEILELLHKSCSHLASFEQECISLVDSYANLFFSEISSVEPEEFCTKVNLCDKVAFLSSKLRDDSCEMCHRAVSEVLDKLQDPDTQMDIIQILLKACNTMENYAKKCKKMVFEYGPLILANAEQFLETNDICTTLHACKASTISNAAVLGTSSGVASS; the protein is encoded by the exons ATGGATGGGAAAATAGGTCTCTTGTTTGTTCTTCTGTGGAGCACAACCTGCATCTCTGATGCTAGACAACTAACTCGCTCAATTGTGGGAG GAAAAGGTTTGAGGAATGATAACGTCTGCACGCTTTGCGAGGAGTACACTGCTCAGGCACTTAATTACCTTGGTGACAATAAAACTCAGACTGAGATTCTTGAACTTCTTCATAAGAGCTGTTCCCATCTGGCATCTTTTGAACAAGAG TGCATCAGTTTGGTCGACTCCTATGCTAATCTCTTCTTCTCAGAGATATCCTCTGTAGAACCGGAAGAGTTCTGTACGAAGGTCAACCTGTGTGACAAAGTGGCATTCCTTTCTTCAAAACTTCGGGATGATAGCTGTGAAATGTGCCATCGTGCTGTTTCAGAAGTTCTGGATAAATTACAGGACCCCGACACACAG ATGGACATAATTCAGATTCTCCTGAAGGCTtgtaataccatggaaaactaTGCGAAGAAG TGCAAGAAGATGGTTTTCGAGTACGGGCCGCTGATTCTTGCCAACGCGGAGCAGTTCCTGGAAACAAATGACATATGCACCACTTTGCATGCCTGTAAAGCTTCTACCATCAGCAACGCAGCGGTGCTGGGAACTTCATCTGGAGTTGCTTCCTCTTAG